From the Salmo trutta chromosome 30, fSalTru1.1, whole genome shotgun sequence genome, one window contains:
- the LOC115168667 gene encoding zinc finger protein 335 isoform X3, with the protein MEGEIEVESSSDVGPSGSGMEEPSESGMGMESSEAMSADSSDAAAHHASHHHSQHHHGIAPESDCHVGQSSEGVLVFLPETSSSTDVTHHRATVHLPDSSSVAQSTSVSTVTQSILVSGSAQVMVHSSAAVSDSTASTSSDLGSAIDKIIESTIGPDIMNGCIAVTSAEDGAAETSEAHTSSSALFSHHRITIEALGEGPTSTCHDQGDMQDNLHPDQPDQPSGSHYPDHEDHEDQDNQPQHSHASQYMDCSGGDVDGPDQTGESSSLYVDYEEPDQTRISSRSLSRFPEYGVVDNSDQDLRGYVEGSGVADSNPSSPGIRRHHSHYVVDCSAGTEVYLECEEDLRPQHSQSYIDSSSRANHSQGHLTLPNHSQGHLTLPNHSQSHRTLPNHSQSHRTLQQYVEFVAADSEQPGCSNYQDQEGQREDPNKSPDQNQGPDQDPDQPQHSDQQQPQHSHYMETTSSSTGPEASPGRYTGIGEGGEGSSTDHHHPEADTVGSGTDHHPQADTAGSAEAMECTESQPGPYISSSGTYSSRLEPEVEGAPEPQWSPSLGSPFRGEEGGMVGGSRTSAVEEGAGAGRGPGVTVPHTMAELEEMMEVVIVQQFKCKMCPYKSVSKDTLINHMRDRHFKPTGGPPPKKRGRPRRSDTLARQQAEVKPEPQPEEPEDEDIVDAGAIDDSEEDSDYNPADKDCRGRQPAPPPCSSTDRPRRRVGRPRKFTYTEGSYNCKEAEGAPKQRNGSVDPQGSEEASSSGLGNGPDSLANGKAVEAGISQSDSENKDPSPNGRPEEAEFFPRKRGRPSKRFLRKKYKKYMKYYTSLKPLLRPHNCWICGSRFLSQDDLRFHVDSHQGNDPECFKCLQCNYRCKRWSSLKEHMFNHQGNKPFKCEECDYSSVYKKDVIRHSAIHNKDKKTKSESCGLSDSQQVSKVLSFPCPVCHRVYPMQKRLTQHMKTHSAEKPHMCDKCGKSFKKRYTFKMHLLTHIQSVDNSRFKCEFCDYDCDNKKLLLNHQLSHANDRPFKCDYCKYSTSKEDFLVSHLAIKHTGEKPFSCEMCHFMTKHRKNLGLHVQCRHPEAFEEWSATHPEEPVRRRRRPFFTQQQIEELKQQHDDTASLQNTIVAVDSDTLQAMQTIQNASVSQDAMGNTTITYEQAGNSDLSAQNALDLLLNMSNARQLVENSLQVQMLKSSDSEVLKAGSWTAVTSATGGAQKVVTFHMSENGETLVQEVQEVYEAGTNENGEITQIAIQAYEGAEGFSVVEQMEQASEKGAEDFSVVEQMQQATEKGAEGFSVVEQMEQASEKGADDFSVVEQMEQTTQEIQSTGPGYSSGEGSPQPMEEEQEGTKTLKENRHTQYYLTSGVGDGVLQQVELSSELPGSPSMVGSPQDQNQLNPKRFSCRICSESFQGRSDMENHKRAHIDPSTFKCPDCDFTASSWPDVKTHMGMHTYLRPHKCPSCSFASKNRKDLRRHMMTHTNEKPFTCQICGQRFNRNGHLKFHMERLHSQDHATRKTHSGGGSQQQTFIVSSDEEALAMLQSLQAGQTISPEQLQKSLGQDNIIVSQEQGLDQDHIILSQEQGLEDKEEATYIQQITTVDGQTLQYITGDNQVQYVISQDGVQHFLPQEYVVLADGNHIQMSDGQIIQYENDGAFLQEQQISLSHDGQIQYLPISSEQQIVIPEDVEVAENSAVTVIADGATQQTQTVYTEATQEQLELLHQQGIQYDVVTFTDEQR; encoded by the exons GTGTTCCTACCAGAGACTAGCTCCAGTACGGATGTCACCCACCACAGGGCCACCGTCCACCTCCCAGACTCCTCCTCTGTGGCCCAGTCCACCAGTGTCTCCACTGTAACGCAGTCCATCCTGGTGTCTGGGTCAGCCCAG GTGATGGTTCACTCCAGCGCGGCGGTGTCTGACTCGACAGCCTCCACCTCCTCTGATCTGGGATCAGCCATAGACAAGATCATAGAGTCTACCATCGGACCCGACATCATGAATG GTTGTATAGCAGTGACCAGTGCAGAGGATGGCGCTGCAGAGACCAGTGAGG CTCACACGTCATCCTCGGCCCTGTTCAGCCATCACCGCATCACCATCGAGGCTCTGGGAGAGGGTCCTACCTCCACCTGCCACGACCAGGGAGACATGCAGG ATAACCTGCACCCTGACCAGCCAGACCAGCCCTCTGGCAGCCACTACCCAGACCATGAGGACCATGAGGACCAGGACAACCAGCCCCAGCACTCCCACGCATCTCAGTACATGGACTGTAGCGGTGGAGATGTAGACGGACCTGACCAG ACTGGAGAGTCGTCCTCCTTGTATGTAGACTACGAGGAACCTGACCAGACTAGGATCTCGTCCCGGTCTCTGTCCCGCTTCCCGGAGTACGGTGTAGTCGACAACTCTGACCAGGACCTGCGGGGGTACGTGGAGGGTAGCGGAGTTGCCGACTCCAACCCCTCGTCCCCTGGCATTCGACGACACCACTCTCACTATGTTGTGGACTGCAGTGCGGGGACGGAGGTGTACCTGGAGTGTGAAGAGGATTTGAGGCCACAGCACTCTCAGAGCTACATcgacagcagcagcagagctaaCCACTCCCAGGGTCACCTAACCCTGCCTAACCACTCCCAGGGTCACCTAACCCTGCCTAACCACTCCCAGAGTCACCGTACCCTGCCTAACCACTCCCAGAGTCACCGTACCCTACAGCAGTATGTGGAGTTTGTTGCTGCAGATTCAGAGCAGCCCGGTTGTTCCAACTACCAGGATCAGGAAGGGCAAAGGGAGGACCCAAACAAGAGCCCAGACCAGAACCAGGGCCCAGACCAGGATCCAGACCAGCCACAGCACTCTGACCAGCAGCAACCCCAGCATTCCCACTACATGGAGACCACCAGCAGCAGCACTGGCCCAGAGGCCTCCCCGGGGCGGTACACTGGGAtaggggagggaggtgagggcTCCTCCACAGACCACCACCACCCCGAGGCAGACACTGTGGGATCAGGCACAGACCACCACCCCCAGGCAGACACAGCAGGCTCAGCAGAGGCTATGGAGTGCACAGAGAGCCAGCCTGGCCCTTACATCAGCAGCAGTGGGACCTACTCCTCCCGCCTGGAGCCTGAGGTTGAGGGGGCCCCTGAGCCTCAGTGGTCCCCCAGTCTGGGGAGTcctttcaggggagaggagggcggCATGGTGGGGGGGTCTAGAACTTCAGCCGTGGAGGAGGGGGCCGGGGCTGGAAGAGGACCAGGGGTCACCGTCCCCCACACCATGGCTGAACTGGAGGAGATGATGGAGGTGGTGATCGTTCAGCAGTTCAAATGCAAGATGTGTCCCTACAAGAGCGTCTCCAAAGACACCCTCATCAACCACATGAGAGACAGGCACTTCAAACCCACAG GTGGCCCCCCTCCTAAGAAGCGTGGTCGGCCCAGGCGTAGTGATACGTTGGCCCGTCAGCAGGCTGAGGTGAAACCAGAGCCACAGCCTGAGGAGCCAGAGGACGAAGACATCGTAGACGCTGGGGCCATCGATGACTCAGAAG AGGACAGTGACTATAACCCAGCAGATAAGGACTGTAGGGGCAGACAACCTgcccctcctccctgctcctccacAGACCGCCCCCGACGCAGGGTGGGACGCCCCAGGAAGTTCACCTACACAGAGGGCAGCTACAACTGCAAGG AAGCTGAGGGTGCACCCAAGCAGCGTAACGGGAGTGTGGACCCTCAAGGCTCCGAGGAAGCCAGTTCCTCAGGCCTGGGAAACGGACCAGATTCCTTGGCCAATGGAAAAGCAGTGGAAGCCGGCATCAGCCAGTCAGACTCTGAGAACAAAGACCCGTCACCTAATGGGAGGCCGGAAGAGGCAGAGTTTTTCCCCAGGAAACGAGGTCGACCCTCCAAGCGGTTTCTCAGAAAGAAATACAAGAAGTACATGAA GTATTACACGTCTCTGAAGCCGCTCCTGAGGCCTCACAACTGTTGGATTTGTGGCTCTCGCTTCCTGTCCCAGGATGACTTGAGGTTCCATGTAGACTCTCACCAAGGAAACGACCCAGAGTGCTTCAAGTGCCTGCAGTGTAACTACCGCTGCAAACGCTGGTCCTCGCTCAAG GAACACATGTTCAACCACCAGGGGAACAAGCCCTTTAAGTGTGAGGAGTGTGACTACAGCAGTGTGTATAAGAAGGATGTCATCAGACACTCTGCAATACACAACAAGGAcaa GAAAACAAAGTCTGAGTCT TGTGGTCTGTCTGACTCTCAGCAGGTATCTAAGGTGTTGTCGTTCCCGTGTCCAGTGTGCCATAGAGTCTACCCCATGCAGAAGAGACTCACTCAACACATGAAGACACACAGTGCTGAGAAACCACACATGTGTGACAAG tgtgggaagtccttcaagaagAGATATACGTTCAAGATGCATCTCCTCACACACATCCAGAGTGTTGACAACAGCAG GTTCAAGTGTGAGTTCTGTGACTATGACTGTGACAACAAGAAGCTCCTGCTCAACCACCAGCTGTCCCACGCCAACGACCGGCCCTTTAAATGTGACTACTGTAAATACTCCACCTCTAAAGAGGACTTCCTGGTCTCTCACCTGGCCATCAAACACACAG GAGAAAAGCCGTTCTCCTGTGAGATGTGCCACTTCATGACGAAGCACCGTAAGAACCTGGGTCTGCACGTCCAGTGTCGCCACCCGGAGGCGTTTGAGGAGTGGAGCGCTACGCACCCTGAGGAGCCCGTCAGGCGGAGGAGGAGACCCTTCTTCACCCAGCAACAGATAGAGGAACTTAAACAGCAACACGACGACACAGCGAGCCTACAGAATACAATA GTAGCAGTGGATTCTGACACACTACAAGCCATGCAGACAATTCAGAACGCCTCAGTCTCCCAAGATGCAATGGGAAACACCACCATCACTTACGAACAGG cTGGGAATTCGGACCTGTCAGCCCAGAATGCTCTGGATCTGCTGTTGAATATGAGCAACGCCAGACAGTTGGTGGAAAACTCACTACAG GTACAGATGTTGAAATCATCGGACTCTGAGGTTCTAAAAGCGGGCTCCTGGACAGCGGTTACATCAGCGACCGGGGGAGCCCAAAAG GTTGTGACGTTCCACATGTCTGAGAATGGGGAGACCCTGGTGCAAGAGGTCCAGGAGGTCTATGAGGCTGGGACCAATGAGAATGGAGAGATTACTCAGATAGCCATCCAGGCCTATGAGGGGGCAGAGGGCTTCAGTGTTGTGGAACAGATGGAACAGGCTTCTGAGAAGGGGGCAGAGGACTTCAGTGTTGTGGAACAGATGCAACAGGCTACTGAGAAGGGGGCAGAGGGCTTCAGTGTTGTGGAACAGATGGAACAGGCTTCTGAGAAGGGGGCAGATGACTTCAGTGTTGTGGAACAGATGGAACAAACTACACAGGAGATACAAAGCACTGGACCTGGATACAG TAGTGGCGAGGGCAGTCCCCAGCCCAtggaggaagagcaggagggaACAAAAACACTCAAAGAGAACAGACACACCCAGTACTACCTGACCTCTGGTGTGGGGGATGGAGTTCTACAGCAGGTAGAG cTAAGCAGTGAGCTCCCCGGTTCCCCCTCCATGGTGGGATCCCCCCAGGACCAGAACCAGCTCAACCCAAAGAGGTTCTCCTGTCGTATCTGCTCTGAGTCGTTCCAGGGCCGCAGTGACATGGAGAACCACAAGAGGGCCCATATCGATCCCTCCACCTTCAAGTGTCCTGACTGTGACTTCACTGCCTCCTCCTGGCCAGACGTCAAG ACCCACATGGGCATGCATACCTACCTGCGGCCTCACAAGTGCCCCAGCTGCAGCTTTGCCTCTAAAAACAGGAAGGACCTGAGGAGACACATGATGACGCATACCAACGAGAAGCCCTTCACCTGCCAGATCTGTGGACAGAG GTTTAATCGTAACGGCCACCTCAAGTTCCATATGGAGCGTCTCCACAGCCAGGACCATGCGACAAGGAAGACCCATTCTGGAGGAGGCTCCCAGCAGCAGACCTTTATAGTCAGCAGTGATGAGGAGGCTCTCGCCATGCTACAGT CCCTGCAGGCAGGACAGACCATCAGTCCGGAGCAGCTACAGAAGTCCCTGGGTCAGGACAACATTATAGTGTCCCAGGAACAGGGCCTGGATCAGGACCACATTATATTGTCCCAGGAACAGGGCCTGGAAGACAAGGAGGAGGCCACGTACATCCAGCAGATCACCACAGTGGACGGACAGACGTTACAGTACATAACAGGAGATAACCAG GTCCAGTATGTCATCTCTCAGGATGGAGTCCAACACTTCCTACCCCAGGAGTACGTGGTGCTAGCAGACGGGAACCACATCCAGATGTCAGATGGACAGATCATCCAATATGAGAATGATGGGGCCTTCCTACAGGAGCAACAG ATTTCCCTGAGTCATGACGGCCAGATCCAGTATCTTCCCATCAGTTCAGAACAACAGATAGTCATTCCTGAAGACGTGGAGGTTGCTGAAAACTCTGCTGTCACCG TCATAGCAGATGGTGCCACGCAGCAGACACAGACAGTCTACACTGAGGCCACACAAGAACAGCTGGAGCTGCTACATCAGCAGGGCATCCAGTATGATGTAGTCACCTTCACCGACGAGCAGAGATGA
- the LOC115168667 gene encoding zinc finger protein 335 isoform X1 translates to MEGEIEVESSSDVGPSGSGMEEPSESGMGMESSEAMSADSSDAAAHHASHHHSQHHHGIAPESDCHVGQSSEGVLVFLPETSSSTDVTHHRATVHLPDSSSVAQSTSVSTVTQSILVSGSAQVMVHSSAAVSDSTASTSSDLGSAIDKIIESTIGPDIMNGCIAVTSAEDGAAETSEGQYLLLQGSDDAHTSSSALFSHHRITIEALGEGPTSTCHDQGDMQDNLHPDQPDQPSGSHYPDHEDHEDQDNQPQHSHASQYMDCSGGDVDGPDQTGESSSLYVDYEEPDQTRISSRSLSRFPEYGVVDNSDQDLRGYVEGSGVADSNPSSPGIRRHHSHYVVDCSAGTEVYLECEEDLRPQHSQSYIDSSSRANHSQGHLTLPNHSQGHLTLPNHSQSHRTLPNHSQSHRTLQQYVEFVAADSEQPGCSNYQDQEGQREDPNKSPDQNQGPDQDPDQPQHSDQQQPQHSHYMETTSSSTGPEASPGRYTGIGEGGEGSSTDHHHPEADTVGSGTDHHPQADTAGSAEAMECTESQPGPYISSSGTYSSRLEPEVEGAPEPQWSPSLGSPFRGEEGGMVGGSRTSAVEEGAGAGRGPGVTVPHTMAELEEMMEVVIVQQFKCKMCPYKSVSKDTLINHMRDRHFKPTGGPPPKKRGRPRRSDTLARQQAEVKPEPQPEEPEDEDIVDAGAIDDSEEDSDYNPADKDCRGRQPAPPPCSSTDRPRRRVGRPRKFTYTEGSYNCKEAEGAPKQRNGSVDPQGSEEASSSGLGNGPDSLANGKAVEAGISQSDSENKDPSPNGRPEEAEFFPRKRGRPSKRFLRKKYKKYMKYYTSLKPLLRPHNCWICGSRFLSQDDLRFHVDSHQGNDPECFKCLQCNYRCKRWSSLKEHMFNHQGNKPFKCEECDYSSVYKKDVIRHSAIHNKDKKTKSESCGLSDSQQVSKVLSFPCPVCHRVYPMQKRLTQHMKTHSAEKPHMCDKCGKSFKKRYTFKMHLLTHIQSVDNSRFKCEFCDYDCDNKKLLLNHQLSHANDRPFKCDYCKYSTSKEDFLVSHLAIKHTGEKPFSCEMCHFMTKHRKNLGLHVQCRHPEAFEEWSATHPEEPVRRRRRPFFTQQQIEELKQQHDDTASLQNTIVAVDSDTLQAMQTIQNASVSQDAMGNTTITYEQAGNSDLSAQNALDLLLNMSNARQLVENSLQVQMLKSSDSEVLKAGSWTAVTSATGGAQKVVTFHMSENGETLVQEVQEVYEAGTNENGEITQIAIQAYEGAEGFSVVEQMEQASEKGAEDFSVVEQMQQATEKGAEGFSVVEQMEQASEKGADDFSVVEQMEQTTQEIQSTGPGYSSGEGSPQPMEEEQEGTKTLKENRHTQYYLTSGVGDGVLQQVELSSELPGSPSMVGSPQDQNQLNPKRFSCRICSESFQGRSDMENHKRAHIDPSTFKCPDCDFTASSWPDVKTHMGMHTYLRPHKCPSCSFASKNRKDLRRHMMTHTNEKPFTCQICGQRFNRNGHLKFHMERLHSQDHATRKTHSGGGSQQQTFIVSSDEEALAMLQSLQAGQTISPEQLQKSLGQDNIIVSQEQGLDQDHIILSQEQGLEDKEEATYIQQITTVDGQTLQYITGDNQVQYVISQDGVQHFLPQEYVVLADGNHIQMSDGQIIQYENDGAFLQEQQISLSHDGQIQYLPISSEQQIVIPEDVEVAENSAVTVIADGATQQTQTVYTEATQEQLELLHQQGIQYDVVTFTDEQR, encoded by the exons GTGTTCCTACCAGAGACTAGCTCCAGTACGGATGTCACCCACCACAGGGCCACCGTCCACCTCCCAGACTCCTCCTCTGTGGCCCAGTCCACCAGTGTCTCCACTGTAACGCAGTCCATCCTGGTGTCTGGGTCAGCCCAG GTGATGGTTCACTCCAGCGCGGCGGTGTCTGACTCGACAGCCTCCACCTCCTCTGATCTGGGATCAGCCATAGACAAGATCATAGAGTCTACCATCGGACCCGACATCATGAATG GTTGTATAGCAGTGACCAGTGCAGAGGATGGCGCTGCAGAGACCAGTGAGGGTCAGTATTTGCTACTACAAGGATCAGATGATG CTCACACGTCATCCTCGGCCCTGTTCAGCCATCACCGCATCACCATCGAGGCTCTGGGAGAGGGTCCTACCTCCACCTGCCACGACCAGGGAGACATGCAGG ATAACCTGCACCCTGACCAGCCAGACCAGCCCTCTGGCAGCCACTACCCAGACCATGAGGACCATGAGGACCAGGACAACCAGCCCCAGCACTCCCACGCATCTCAGTACATGGACTGTAGCGGTGGAGATGTAGACGGACCTGACCAG ACTGGAGAGTCGTCCTCCTTGTATGTAGACTACGAGGAACCTGACCAGACTAGGATCTCGTCCCGGTCTCTGTCCCGCTTCCCGGAGTACGGTGTAGTCGACAACTCTGACCAGGACCTGCGGGGGTACGTGGAGGGTAGCGGAGTTGCCGACTCCAACCCCTCGTCCCCTGGCATTCGACGACACCACTCTCACTATGTTGTGGACTGCAGTGCGGGGACGGAGGTGTACCTGGAGTGTGAAGAGGATTTGAGGCCACAGCACTCTCAGAGCTACATcgacagcagcagcagagctaaCCACTCCCAGGGTCACCTAACCCTGCCTAACCACTCCCAGGGTCACCTAACCCTGCCTAACCACTCCCAGAGTCACCGTACCCTGCCTAACCACTCCCAGAGTCACCGTACCCTACAGCAGTATGTGGAGTTTGTTGCTGCAGATTCAGAGCAGCCCGGTTGTTCCAACTACCAGGATCAGGAAGGGCAAAGGGAGGACCCAAACAAGAGCCCAGACCAGAACCAGGGCCCAGACCAGGATCCAGACCAGCCACAGCACTCTGACCAGCAGCAACCCCAGCATTCCCACTACATGGAGACCACCAGCAGCAGCACTGGCCCAGAGGCCTCCCCGGGGCGGTACACTGGGAtaggggagggaggtgagggcTCCTCCACAGACCACCACCACCCCGAGGCAGACACTGTGGGATCAGGCACAGACCACCACCCCCAGGCAGACACAGCAGGCTCAGCAGAGGCTATGGAGTGCACAGAGAGCCAGCCTGGCCCTTACATCAGCAGCAGTGGGACCTACTCCTCCCGCCTGGAGCCTGAGGTTGAGGGGGCCCCTGAGCCTCAGTGGTCCCCCAGTCTGGGGAGTcctttcaggggagaggagggcggCATGGTGGGGGGGTCTAGAACTTCAGCCGTGGAGGAGGGGGCCGGGGCTGGAAGAGGACCAGGGGTCACCGTCCCCCACACCATGGCTGAACTGGAGGAGATGATGGAGGTGGTGATCGTTCAGCAGTTCAAATGCAAGATGTGTCCCTACAAGAGCGTCTCCAAAGACACCCTCATCAACCACATGAGAGACAGGCACTTCAAACCCACAG GTGGCCCCCCTCCTAAGAAGCGTGGTCGGCCCAGGCGTAGTGATACGTTGGCCCGTCAGCAGGCTGAGGTGAAACCAGAGCCACAGCCTGAGGAGCCAGAGGACGAAGACATCGTAGACGCTGGGGCCATCGATGACTCAGAAG AGGACAGTGACTATAACCCAGCAGATAAGGACTGTAGGGGCAGACAACCTgcccctcctccctgctcctccacAGACCGCCCCCGACGCAGGGTGGGACGCCCCAGGAAGTTCACCTACACAGAGGGCAGCTACAACTGCAAGG AAGCTGAGGGTGCACCCAAGCAGCGTAACGGGAGTGTGGACCCTCAAGGCTCCGAGGAAGCCAGTTCCTCAGGCCTGGGAAACGGACCAGATTCCTTGGCCAATGGAAAAGCAGTGGAAGCCGGCATCAGCCAGTCAGACTCTGAGAACAAAGACCCGTCACCTAATGGGAGGCCGGAAGAGGCAGAGTTTTTCCCCAGGAAACGAGGTCGACCCTCCAAGCGGTTTCTCAGAAAGAAATACAAGAAGTACATGAA GTATTACACGTCTCTGAAGCCGCTCCTGAGGCCTCACAACTGTTGGATTTGTGGCTCTCGCTTCCTGTCCCAGGATGACTTGAGGTTCCATGTAGACTCTCACCAAGGAAACGACCCAGAGTGCTTCAAGTGCCTGCAGTGTAACTACCGCTGCAAACGCTGGTCCTCGCTCAAG GAACACATGTTCAACCACCAGGGGAACAAGCCCTTTAAGTGTGAGGAGTGTGACTACAGCAGTGTGTATAAGAAGGATGTCATCAGACACTCTGCAATACACAACAAGGAcaa GAAAACAAAGTCTGAGTCT TGTGGTCTGTCTGACTCTCAGCAGGTATCTAAGGTGTTGTCGTTCCCGTGTCCAGTGTGCCATAGAGTCTACCCCATGCAGAAGAGACTCACTCAACACATGAAGACACACAGTGCTGAGAAACCACACATGTGTGACAAG tgtgggaagtccttcaagaagAGATATACGTTCAAGATGCATCTCCTCACACACATCCAGAGTGTTGACAACAGCAG GTTCAAGTGTGAGTTCTGTGACTATGACTGTGACAACAAGAAGCTCCTGCTCAACCACCAGCTGTCCCACGCCAACGACCGGCCCTTTAAATGTGACTACTGTAAATACTCCACCTCTAAAGAGGACTTCCTGGTCTCTCACCTGGCCATCAAACACACAG GAGAAAAGCCGTTCTCCTGTGAGATGTGCCACTTCATGACGAAGCACCGTAAGAACCTGGGTCTGCACGTCCAGTGTCGCCACCCGGAGGCGTTTGAGGAGTGGAGCGCTACGCACCCTGAGGAGCCCGTCAGGCGGAGGAGGAGACCCTTCTTCACCCAGCAACAGATAGAGGAACTTAAACAGCAACACGACGACACAGCGAGCCTACAGAATACAATA GTAGCAGTGGATTCTGACACACTACAAGCCATGCAGACAATTCAGAACGCCTCAGTCTCCCAAGATGCAATGGGAAACACCACCATCACTTACGAACAGG cTGGGAATTCGGACCTGTCAGCCCAGAATGCTCTGGATCTGCTGTTGAATATGAGCAACGCCAGACAGTTGGTGGAAAACTCACTACAG GTACAGATGTTGAAATCATCGGACTCTGAGGTTCTAAAAGCGGGCTCCTGGACAGCGGTTACATCAGCGACCGGGGGAGCCCAAAAG GTTGTGACGTTCCACATGTCTGAGAATGGGGAGACCCTGGTGCAAGAGGTCCAGGAGGTCTATGAGGCTGGGACCAATGAGAATGGAGAGATTACTCAGATAGCCATCCAGGCCTATGAGGGGGCAGAGGGCTTCAGTGTTGTGGAACAGATGGAACAGGCTTCTGAGAAGGGGGCAGAGGACTTCAGTGTTGTGGAACAGATGCAACAGGCTACTGAGAAGGGGGCAGAGGGCTTCAGTGTTGTGGAACAGATGGAACAGGCTTCTGAGAAGGGGGCAGATGACTTCAGTGTTGTGGAACAGATGGAACAAACTACACAGGAGATACAAAGCACTGGACCTGGATACAG TAGTGGCGAGGGCAGTCCCCAGCCCAtggaggaagagcaggagggaACAAAAACACTCAAAGAGAACAGACACACCCAGTACTACCTGACCTCTGGTGTGGGGGATGGAGTTCTACAGCAGGTAGAG cTAAGCAGTGAGCTCCCCGGTTCCCCCTCCATGGTGGGATCCCCCCAGGACCAGAACCAGCTCAACCCAAAGAGGTTCTCCTGTCGTATCTGCTCTGAGTCGTTCCAGGGCCGCAGTGACATGGAGAACCACAAGAGGGCCCATATCGATCCCTCCACCTTCAAGTGTCCTGACTGTGACTTCACTGCCTCCTCCTGGCCAGACGTCAAG ACCCACATGGGCATGCATACCTACCTGCGGCCTCACAAGTGCCCCAGCTGCAGCTTTGCCTCTAAAAACAGGAAGGACCTGAGGAGACACATGATGACGCATACCAACGAGAAGCCCTTCACCTGCCAGATCTGTGGACAGAG GTTTAATCGTAACGGCCACCTCAAGTTCCATATGGAGCGTCTCCACAGCCAGGACCATGCGACAAGGAAGACCCATTCTGGAGGAGGCTCCCAGCAGCAGACCTTTATAGTCAGCAGTGATGAGGAGGCTCTCGCCATGCTACAGT CCCTGCAGGCAGGACAGACCATCAGTCCGGAGCAGCTACAGAAGTCCCTGGGTCAGGACAACATTATAGTGTCCCAGGAACAGGGCCTGGATCAGGACCACATTATATTGTCCCAGGAACAGGGCCTGGAAGACAAGGAGGAGGCCACGTACATCCAGCAGATCACCACAGTGGACGGACAGACGTTACAGTACATAACAGGAGATAACCAG GTCCAGTATGTCATCTCTCAGGATGGAGTCCAACACTTCCTACCCCAGGAGTACGTGGTGCTAGCAGACGGGAACCACATCCAGATGTCAGATGGACAGATCATCCAATATGAGAATGATGGGGCCTTCCTACAGGAGCAACAG ATTTCCCTGAGTCATGACGGCCAGATCCAGTATCTTCCCATCAGTTCAGAACAACAGATAGTCATTCCTGAAGACGTGGAGGTTGCTGAAAACTCTGCTGTCACCG TCATAGCAGATGGTGCCACGCAGCAGACACAGACAGTCTACACTGAGGCCACACAAGAACAGCTGGAGCTGCTACATCAGCAGGGCATCCAGTATGATGTAGTCACCTTCACCGACGAGCAGAGATGA